A window of the Lodderomyces beijingensis strain CBS 14171 genome assembly, chromosome: 7 genome harbors these coding sequences:
- a CDS encoding mitochondrial 54S ribosomal protein bL31m, which yields MKQFIQVRYRSVSMAGEVHLSSRRVMRKIQQGRARPAIFYQFDSLVELSDGSVISRRSPAPKDEIRMINDQRNSVLWNPHRADLDTLDLTATGKIGKFKARFGQFGGEQHEGDEKLFSLMAENAEEITTGKLYDKRADYKRLK from the coding sequence ATGAAACAGTTCATACAGGTCAGGTACAGGTCGGTGTCAATGGCCGGAGAGGTCCACTTGTCCTCCCGCAGAGTGATGCGCAAGATCCAGCAAGGCCGGGCCAGGCCCGCTATATTCTACCAGTTCGACTCCCTAGTAGAGCTCAGCGATGGCTCGGTCATTTCGAGGAGGTCGCCCGCACCCAAGGATGAAATCCGGATGATCAACGATCAAAGAAACAGCGTGCTTTGGAACCCGCACAGGGCCGACTTGGAcacgttggacttgactgccacgggcaagattggcaagttcaaagccCGGTTTGGCCAGTTTGGTGGGGAGCAACACGAGGGAGACGAGAAATTGTTCAGCTTGATGGCGGAGAATGCCGAGGAGATCACCACTGGGAAGTTGTATGATAAGAGAGCAGACTACAAGCGGTTGAAATAG